Proteins encoded together in one Xenopus laevis strain J_2021 chromosome 6L, Xenopus_laevis_v10.1, whole genome shotgun sequence window:
- the blvra.L gene encoding biliverdin reductase A L homeolog isoform X1 codes for MFGVVVVGIGIAGSVRIRDLLNPLKSSPSESLKLIGFVSRRKLDQFNNAKQIELDEALQSKDVDAAFICTDNQNHEESVRHFLESGKHVLVEYPMALSADAAYNLWRLAEQKGKVLHVEHIELLTEEYKQLKKEVQGKKLVEGVLHFTGGHLDENLSGFPSFSGIARLSWLVDLFGDLTVTSATREEQKELNYSKLTACFLTAENRPLTWVEERAPGMKRDKRIHFSFTTGILDTLTPSSRASVGPFMQDQNLFAKKLLGQVTREELLAEKQRILKCINLAEEIKKKCEH; via the exons ATGTTCGGCGTGGTAGTGGTGGGAATTGGCATTGCTGGCTCTGTGAGAATTCGGGACCTCCTCAACCCACTGAAGTCCAGCCCCTCAGAGAGCCTGAAACTGATTGGCTTTGTATCAAG GAGGAAACTTGACCAGTTTAATAATGCAAAGCAGATTGAGCTGGACGAAGCACTGCAAAGTAAAGATGTTGATGCTGCTTTTATTTGTACAGATAATCAAAACCACGAAGAAAGTGTCAG GCATTTCCTAGAGTCTGGTAAACATGTCCTGGTGGAGTACCCTATGGCATTGTCGGCAGATGCAGCATACAATTTATGGAGACTTGCCGAGCAGAAAG gCAAAGTCCTGCACGTGGAGCACATAGAGCTGCTTACAGAGGAATATAAACAACTGAAGAAGGAAGTACAGGGCAAAAAGCTTGTGGAAGGAGTGCTGCATTTCACTG GAGGACATCTAGATGAGAACCTTTCTGGATTCCCATCGTTTAGTGGCATTGCTCGACTAAGCTGGCTAGTTGATCTGTTTGGTGATCTTACCGTCACCTCAGCCACAAGAGAGGAACAAAAAGAATTGAACTATTCCAAGCTTACAGCATGTTTCCTGACTGCTGAAAACAG ACCGCTGACCTGGGTTGAAGAAAGGGCACCAGGCATGAAACGAGATAAGCGTATCCACTTCTCTTTCACAACTGGCATTCTGGACACATTAACCCCATCCAGCAGGGCATCAGTAGGGCCATTTATGCAAGATCAAAACTTATTTGCAAAGAAACTTCTTGGGCAAGTAACAAGGGAGGAGCTGCTAGCAGAGAAGCAACGGATCCTGAAGTGCATTAACCTGGCTGAAGAGATAAAGAAGAAGTGTGAGCATTAA